In Pseudomonadota bacterium, a single genomic region encodes these proteins:
- the fucP gene encoding L-fucose:H+ symporter permease — protein sequence MDGTSSKADRPTLLEKKYVLPFLLVTTLFFSWALAAQLNDILIRQFQKALELSRGQAAFIQTAFYCGYFFGAIPAGLAMKRFGYKNGILIGLTLYCGGALMFYPAAGMRVFGVFLAALYIIAFGLAFLETAANPYVSVMGDPRTGPARLNIAQSFYGIGAFVGPFLGSIFIFSGIEYTPDEIAAMSSADLEAWRSAEAKTVQQPYLWLASCIAVIFALIASSKFPKITEAGGDSTDDKKARIRDLFKHRHLMLAALTQFFYVGTQVCIWSFFIDFTKDLSPDTTEKAAGQLLSFGFIALMIGRFSGGFIMQKIAPNRLLGGYAIANIVLLAVAMAAPGWTAIWALWLTTFFMSIMWPTVFALGVRDLGPLTKLGSSFMIMAIVGGAFFPPIMGYVADLSGDIQTSLVVPMVGFFWVLHYAVRGFRTAKTEPADSWEVQSEGTPLPT from the coding sequence ATGGATGGGACTTCGTCGAAGGCAGACAGACCGACCCTCCTCGAGAAGAAGTACGTGTTGCCCTTTCTGCTGGTAACCACGCTGTTCTTCTCCTGGGCGCTCGCGGCGCAGCTCAACGACATCCTGATTCGACAGTTCCAGAAAGCCCTGGAACTGTCACGCGGGCAAGCGGCCTTTATTCAAACAGCCTTCTACTGTGGCTATTTTTTCGGCGCGATTCCTGCCGGGCTGGCCATGAAGCGCTTTGGCTACAAGAACGGAATCCTGATCGGCTTGACCCTCTACTGCGGTGGCGCGCTCATGTTCTATCCAGCCGCGGGCATGCGTGTGTTCGGGGTCTTTCTGGCGGCCCTGTACATCATTGCTTTCGGCCTGGCCTTCTTGGAAACCGCTGCCAACCCCTACGTTTCGGTCATGGGCGATCCGCGTACGGGTCCGGCGCGCCTGAATATCGCGCAGTCTTTCTACGGCATCGGAGCCTTTGTGGGGCCCTTCCTGGGTAGCATCTTCATCTTCTCCGGGATCGAATACACGCCCGATGAGATCGCGGCCATGTCCAGCGCGGACCTCGAAGCCTGGCGCAGCGCAGAAGCCAAGACAGTACAGCAGCCTTATCTCTGGCTGGCTAGCTGCATCGCGGTCATCTTCGCGCTAATCGCGTCCTCCAAGTTCCCGAAGATCACGGAAGCGGGCGGCGACTCGACCGACGACAAGAAGGCTCGTATTCGCGACCTGTTCAAGCACCGGCATCTCATGCTGGCTGCTCTGACTCAGTTTTTCTACGTGGGAACACAGGTTTGCATCTGGTCGTTCTTCATCGATTTCACCAAAGATCTTAGTCCCGATACTACCGAAAAAGCGGCCGGGCAACTGCTTTCCTTCGGATTCATCGCTTTGATGATCGGACGCTTTTCCGGCGGTTTCATCATGCAGAAGATCGCGCCCAACCGGCTGTTGGGCGGCTACGCCATCGCCAACATAGTGCTGCTGGCGGTCGCCATGGCAGCACCCGGCTGGACGGCAATCTGGGCACTGTGGCTGACGACGTTCTTCATGTCGATCATGTGGCCCACGGTATTCGCCTTGGGCGTTAGAGACCTGGGCCCTCTCACCAAGCTGGGCTCTTCCTTCATGATCATGGCGATCGTCGGCGGAGCCTTCTTTCCACCTATCATGGGTTACGTCGCGGACCTCAGCGGCGATATCCAAACCTCGCTGGTCGTGCCTATGGTCGGCTTCTTCTGGGTACTTCACTACGCCGTCCGGGGCTTTCGCACAGCCAAGACCGAGCCTGCGGACTCTTGGGAAGTGCAGAGCGAGGGAACACCGCTGCCTACCTAG
- the dinB gene encoding DNA polymerase IV has translation MSEAWPRTIVHADMDAFYAAIEQLDRPELRGRPILVGHPGKRGVVTTASYEARPFGVGSAMPMALARRRCPQAVVVAPRFSRYAQVSSQVMEVFRSFSPEVEPLSLDEAFMDLTGAHGLFGDAQQIGSDLKRKVHAATGLRVSVGIAATKYVAKVASDVNKPDGLTVVPPSQTRPFLDPLPVSRLWGVGKKMLPRIHALGLRTIADVADADRAYLARELGALGVHIHALAHGRDPRPVVSERGHKSIGHEETLEQDVQGAEATKPLLLRAADRIAARLREQGVLARGVRVKLKTASFRLMTRQRSTGRATDSAGPLYRAALSLLPEFEWDEPMRLVGMAAFQLVSGSKPEQLDLFARNDGQRRQRLDRALDELRGRFGHGVIRPAGEDR, from the coding sequence ATGTCGGAAGCCTGGCCTCGCACCATCGTGCACGCGGACATGGACGCGTTTTATGCCGCCATCGAGCAGCTCGACCGGCCCGAGCTCCGTGGCCGTCCGATCCTGGTTGGCCACCCTGGCAAGCGCGGCGTCGTGACTACGGCCAGCTACGAAGCGAGACCGTTCGGCGTGGGCAGTGCGATGCCGATGGCCCTGGCGCGCCGCCGCTGTCCCCAGGCAGTGGTCGTGGCCCCGAGATTCTCCCGCTATGCACAGGTTTCCTCGCAAGTAATGGAGGTGTTTCGGTCCTTTTCCCCCGAAGTCGAACCGTTGAGCCTCGATGAGGCCTTCATGGATCTAACCGGTGCCCACGGCTTGTTCGGGGACGCGCAACAGATCGGCTCTGACCTCAAACGCAAGGTCCATGCTGCCACGGGTTTGCGGGTGTCGGTGGGGATCGCGGCGACCAAATACGTTGCCAAGGTCGCAAGCGATGTGAACAAGCCCGACGGCCTGACCGTCGTGCCTCCCTCGCAAACCAGACCGTTCCTCGATCCCTTGCCGGTGAGTCGGCTTTGGGGCGTGGGCAAGAAGATGCTGCCGCGCATCCATGCGCTGGGACTGCGCACGATCGCGGACGTGGCCGATGCCGACCGCGCGTACCTGGCGCGCGAGCTGGGTGCGCTGGGCGTGCATATCCATGCGCTTGCGCATGGTCGCGATCCGCGTCCCGTGGTTTCCGAACGCGGGCACAAGAGCATCGGCCACGAGGAGACGCTCGAACAAGACGTCCAGGGGGCGGAAGCCACCAAGCCCCTGCTGCTGCGAGCCGCCGATCGGATCGCCGCGCGCTTGCGCGAGCAAGGCGTGCTTGCACGGGGAGTCAGGGTCAAGCTCAAGACTGCGAGCTTCCGGCTCATGACTCGACAACGAAGCACGGGGCGAGCTACCGATTCGGCGGGCCCGCTGTACCGTGCCGCGCTCAGCCTGCTGCCGGAGTTCGAATGGGACGAGCCGATGCGCCTGGTCGGCATGGCAGCGTTCCAGCTTGTGTCGGGCTCCAAGCCGGAACAGCTCGATCTGTTCGCGCGAAACGATGGGCAGCGAAGGCAGCGTCTCGACCGCGCCCTGGACGAGCTCCGCGGGCGTTTCGGCCATGGCGTGATCCGGCCGGCGGGAGAGGACCGCTAG